One Fuerstiella marisgermanici DNA window includes the following coding sequences:
- a CDS encoding alpha/beta hydrolase, which produces MLRITLPFLLMFSHAFAAEPSEVITLWPGTPPGPAREVGEEKDTSRPDAHKVAGRSVIRLGNVSSPEAHVFLPPEDKRTGAAVVVCPGGGYRILAWDLEGLEVADWLNSIGVTAVVLKYRVPTGDVDPKWLQPVQDAQRTLSIVRSRAAEWKLDADKIGILGFSAGGHTAAMTALATKRHYKVVDDADEQSCEPSAAMLIYPAYLSNKQNTELVEGIDVTKNSPNMFIVHAFDDGIPVQGSLLLAMALKENSVPSELHVYDTGGHGYGLRPVADRPVTSWPKRCHAWLKRNGWTK; this is translated from the coding sequence ATGTTGCGAATCACTCTACCTTTCCTGCTGATGTTCTCTCACGCCTTCGCTGCCGAACCGTCCGAAGTGATCACGCTGTGGCCGGGAACTCCGCCCGGGCCAGCTCGCGAAGTCGGTGAAGAAAAAGACACTTCACGGCCCGATGCTCACAAGGTCGCCGGACGGTCAGTCATTCGTCTTGGCAACGTTTCCTCACCGGAAGCACACGTGTTTCTGCCGCCGGAAGATAAGCGAACCGGCGCGGCAGTGGTTGTGTGTCCGGGCGGCGGTTATCGCATTTTGGCATGGGACCTGGAAGGACTGGAAGTCGCCGATTGGTTGAATTCGATTGGTGTCACTGCCGTCGTGCTAAAATACAGAGTCCCCACCGGCGACGTTGATCCGAAGTGGCTACAACCGGTTCAGGACGCTCAACGAACACTTAGCATCGTGCGTAGCCGAGCGGCCGAGTGGAAGCTGGATGCGGACAAGATCGGCATTCTCGGATTCTCAGCCGGCGGGCACACAGCGGCAATGACGGCACTCGCAACCAAACGTCATTACAAAGTGGTGGACGACGCAGACGAACAATCGTGCGAACCAAGCGCCGCAATGTTGATCTACCCGGCGTATCTGTCAAATAAGCAGAACACAGAATTAGTCGAAGGGATCGACGTCACAAAAAATTCGCCGAATATGTTCATCGTGCATGCCTTCGATGACGGGATTCCAGTTCAGGGCAGCCTGCTGTTGGCAATGGCGTTGAAGGAAAACAGCGTGCCATCAGAGTTGCACGTTTACGACACCGGCGGCCACGGTTACGGTCTGCGTCCCGTGGCAGATCGTCCCGTCACATCATGGCCGAAACGTTGTCACGCATGGCTGAAGCGAAACGGCTGGACGAAGTAA